TACAAAAAGAACAGGATTAATGTGATAGCTCTGTTTACCCcatttaactgtgtgtttgtgcccagacagagaaaagctttGTCATGCATTTTGGCCTACATGGGTTTTAACCATGGGGCCTTGTCCACCCTATTCTTTACCTAATCCGTTTTCAGTGTAAGGAATGTTGTGCAACGACATAGAAACTTTGTTCCACTTTCTAACATTTTTCCCTGCAACATTTTTCCTGCTTTCCTCTCTGTAATGTTCACGGCCAGTGAAAAAAATCTTTATGTGACTGCATTTTTATGGGATCTTTCTGTTGCAACATTCAGttctcattttgtttaaacttattcatcattaaatatgttgaaatgaaaggaaaattcTGACCCttgaaaatgtgaatattttttttctcatacatTTGGGATAAAATTTTACATTTAGCctaaatgacagaaagaaaactaaaaacaaTTATTGCTTTGACACCCAGGGTATTTTAGGTCTGTTCGGCACACATGCATTGTTTTATTCGTTAATTTCCATTATCTGTTGAAACAAgtactttgtgtgtttgaattcaGGAGGATGATGAAACTTTCCTAACATCTTTTCAGTTTAGAGCAATTCGATGATGTAAGTCAATCATGGGTCAGACAACAGAGGAATTTTGTTGCGATAAGATTCTGTCCCACTCTGCCTCATTTTGTGATTGCACCCAGATGCCAATGTCCAGCTGGAATCTGTGGAGACCATTTATATTGTGGGAGTCTGTACAACATGTGGTTCTGAAGAATTGCAAGATGTACCGTATCTGTTTAATGGATAGTATTTAGTGGACATCCTGTGACAGATGTTTCAGTTATCTGGCTAACTGAGCAATCCAGCTGTGCACAAATACCTCCTGTCAATGCTTTTGCCAAAGAAGAGACAGCTCAGGTGGTTCACCTGGCACATACAGAGGAGCGTTCGGAGTGCTTCACTGTAGTTTTCTCTTAGGTCCCAGCAGCATGATCACAGAGGTGCTGTTTGCTTTGGTCGTGGGGGCCTTGGTGGGCTTCCTGATcatgaggaggaagagtgaggTACTGAAGACAGAGGACGGCTGGTGGGGCGTTGGAGCGCCCCCTGAGGGTCCTGAGGATGATAGCATACGGTCCTTCAGAGTGGACGCCACACAGGAGGAGATTGAGGTGTGTAAGATGGAACAGGTGTCAGTCAGAAGGGGGCTCGGCAGGGGCTGGTTAGCAAATCAGTTTTTagcttaaaatgtttttttgtggcACTCCCTCAAaatatgttcattcattcattcattcattcattcagaaaagTAAAAATCACCAAAGAGTTATTTCGCATAAATTTTAAAAGCACAGTCAGTATTTCAgaagtatgtttttgtattcatGTAGTCTCTGAGAAAAGTGTAACAATTTGAACATTTAAgattattgttgtattgttctTTATGACATTTTTCACCTAGGCTACTAAAACAGAATACCAAATTCCTCCCAGTTTGATAAAATGAGCTTAAGAACATCTGTGTTGCGgcatttttctctccttaaaGAGCATTGTTTCTGTCAAGAGCAGGCATTGATAGACAACGGTTGTGTTGCAAACTCttttaatacagaaaatacaTTCAAGCATAGACAGCCATATTACATTTGGACACACTAAGTTAATTAGCAATTCAGACTTTACTAATGGCAATGTCAACACATGTATCACAAGCATGTGCTAGATGAATTAACTGAACATAATTAAGACATAAGTCCAGTGACCCTGAAAGCAGTCTTCAGATTATCCATTAAATCAGCCTGACAAACTGTCTAAACCAATAAATGATCCAACATTCACTGAAAGCAGTGAAACTTCAACAATGAAGAGAGCCCAAAATGGAATTGAAATAGAATGCATGGAATTTTTTAGCCTAAAAGCTATTTAGTTGTTCTTTGTTTAGCTGCTGTCTGCTGTACTGATGGGCTCTGATTAGCTGACAAATTAGAAATTAAATCATGTGAAAAGTTTAAGCAGCTCAAAACCAGAAATCCAAATGGTACAGTGAGTGAACCTTTCACTGTGCTGAGGGTCCATCTGGGCCATCACGCATTGATTGTCCTTGGCGTATAAATTGCTCAAATGATGAAACCTTACTTGGACTTATTCCTCAGGATCTGCACAGAAGGATAGACCAGACACGTTCCTTCCCCTCTCTGGAGGACAGCCAGTTCAACTATGGCTTTAACTCCAACCAGCTGCAGAAAGTGGTGGCCTACTGGAGGAATACCTTTGACTGGAGGAAGCAGGTGGACAAACTCAACAGATATCcacatttcaaaaccaaaatTGAAGGTGAGTTTTGATTCAGTTCACAAACCTGAGCCTAGTCTTGCTGATTTTTACAAACTGTTTGAAGTTGGAACTCTATTTTTCGTTCTTTTATAGAAATCCCAGTCTCGAGTTCACAAACAGTGAATAAAATCGTAACCACCAGCCACTGATATATTTTGTGGAACTAGAaacccccccctttcttttacAAATATAGTTAATCTTACATTTAAAGTTGCAGCACAGTTAAGGCATGTgttgaattttctttctttttttttttttttagtaatcaTCAATCTTGTCTAAATTTGTAACTTTAATGCCATGTAAAAGAACTTAttgaaaagaatcaaaactACTAAATATTACAGAAGTTATTGTCCATTCTGcaagtagaaaaaaaagtacttaaTCACTCAGTAACTCTTAAAATGCCTCTGGCTAACACCTGGTGTCATAGAAATGAGACTGATTGCAACTCTGGGCACGTCACTGTAATGTCCCAGGTATTGACGTTCACTACGTCCATGTGAAACCCAAGAACCTTCCAGGAGGGACGAGTGCCGTACCTCTGTTGATGGTACACGGCTGGCCAGGTTCCTTCTATGAGTTTTACGGAATTCTGCCGCTGCTCACAGAACCTTCCAATCCGGATGACATTGTCTTTGAGGTCATTTGTCCATCCATACCTGGGTATGGCTTCTCTGAGGCTCCACGCaagaaaggtcagaggtcacatgattaggcttctctttctctcttagacTCAAACACTCATAGGAGCAAATTTTCTGAAGTCTTTTCCTTTGTGTTAAAGATAGTACGTTATAAAAGAATAGAGAAACTTAGGGTAGGGTTGGTTATGTTGTGTTAGGGATAGGATGTGAATAGTGTAAAACCGAACATATTTTCAGCTCAGAAATATGATATTATGGGACCTAATTTTATACCCTCACCTTGTTGCGGTGTATCTTTTGGGTGCGAAAAGAACTTGTTTtattcagaggaaaaacagggcCTAAGAAACAATGATGACTTGTCAGAGCATTTTATGAAGGTAAAAACAGACCAGTGTGAATGGTGGCTCTTGTATCGGGGCAGGTTTTGACTCGGTGTGTGCAGCTCGAGTGTTCCATAAGTTGATGAAGCGTTTGGGATTCACACAGTTCTACGCTCACGGTGGTGACTGGGGATGGCTTGTCACTACAAACATGGCCCAACTGGAACCCAAGTGAGTTTACTTACATTTAGTTAGTTTGTActttgtaaatgtaattgtgtttgtgctctgagtGAATGTGCCTAGACCTGAAACGCAACTCAGTTTTCCAAgtctaaaatgaatatttagTCTGATGTTATGTTTTTCCATTGCAATAGATAGTTCAAAGGTTATAGGTGAGGACGTTCTCTATTTCTTCTCTTACTGCAAACAAAACTTAACCTTTTTGTGTTGCCTGCTATAAAGCTTTTTAACATTGGATTGACTACTGTTGTCATTGTTCTCTTTAACCCAACATTCTCTTATTCCTTATTATTGTTTGCTCCACTGTAATAAGCCTgttaaaactcacacacatacaccagagAGACACATGTATGCAGTATACTCATATTCCAGGAAATTACACAAACTAGTcatgacaaaaacaatattCATATAACAGATAAACTTTTTTAAAACTCCCACATGCTCTCTTTAATATGCTCTTCAACAGCTTTCATCTGTGCCCTcctttcagtatttttcatacattctttcattcttaatAGTCTGtgaggttgccatggtaaccattccggcacaataaatatacacacgcCAAACGCTTTACAGACTATTAAATGACCTTGAAGACCGGAGTAAGAAGACTATTAAAACACATCCAAGTGTACACTTTACACACGTCCACTCACAGGAGATACAGGATGCTCTCCTTAAAGCCAAATAGACCACAcagaaacaatacaaaacacacactctagtAACACTAAATAcaacatgtatacatacatccAATcctacaaatgaaaacaaatacacacaacatgtacaacacacacacacacacacacactatcagagCTGCCATTCAAGAGTAACCATTCAAAATACCAAGGTATTAAAATAGTCAGTCCTTCAACACTGCGTATGCACTGCT
This sequence is a window from Chanos chanos chromosome 4, fChaCha1.1, whole genome shotgun sequence. Protein-coding genes within it:
- the ephx1 gene encoding epoxide hydrolase 1 isoform X1, which codes for MGFFSGPSSMITEVLFALVVGALVGFLIMRRKSEVLKTEDGWWGVGAPPEGPEDDSIRSFRVDATQEEIEDLHRRIDQTRSFPSLEDSQFNYGFNSNQLQKVVAYWRNTFDWRKQVDKLNRYPHFKTKIEGIDVHYVHVKPKNLPGGTSAVPLLMVHGWPGSFYEFYGILPLLTEPSNPDDIVFEVICPSIPGYGFSEAPRKKGFDSVCAARVFHKLMKRLGFTQFYAHGGDWGWLVTTNMAQLEPKIVKGLHVNFAPPDKPGLLMVLSILLGRRFPKLFGFSDHDVKRLFPCMEKLVVESVKETGYMHIQSTKPDTVGRGLNDSPVGLAAYILEKFSTWTDPEFRNLEDGGLERKFSLDDLLTNVMIYWTSGCIISSMRFYKENFSKGLDQPHARIPVYVPTGLASFPNELMHTPKLWAKQKYRKLKTYTPMARGGHFAAMEEPELMAQDIQNFIKILEKRK
- the ephx1 gene encoding epoxide hydrolase 1 isoform X2, translating into MITEVLFALVVGALVGFLIMRRKSEVLKTEDGWWGVGAPPEGPEDDSIRSFRVDATQEEIEDLHRRIDQTRSFPSLEDSQFNYGFNSNQLQKVVAYWRNTFDWRKQVDKLNRYPHFKTKIEGIDVHYVHVKPKNLPGGTSAVPLLMVHGWPGSFYEFYGILPLLTEPSNPDDIVFEVICPSIPGYGFSEAPRKKGFDSVCAARVFHKLMKRLGFTQFYAHGGDWGWLVTTNMAQLEPKIVKGLHVNFAPPDKPGLLMVLSILLGRRFPKLFGFSDHDVKRLFPCMEKLVVESVKETGYMHIQSTKPDTVGRGLNDSPVGLAAYILEKFSTWTDPEFRNLEDGGLERKFSLDDLLTNVMIYWTSGCIISSMRFYKENFSKGLDQPHARIPVYVPTGLASFPNELMHTPKLWAKQKYRKLKTYTPMARGGHFAAMEEPELMAQDIQNFIKILEKRK